One window of the Candidatus Chryseobacterium colombiense genome contains the following:
- a CDS encoding ABC-F family ATP-binding cassette domain-containing protein: MNYVAAENLTKSYGIKVLFENISFNINEGDKIAIVAKNGSGKSTLLKILMGKEIADSGNVIINKDIQVVLFDQEIDFDSNLTVDEFMMTLDSAPIAALKNYHKSLHSTDNDFIEKALAEMEVHKAWDLENEMKQILSQLKITNLEAKMGTLSGGQIKRVALAKLLTETRAEHRHTLLIMDEPTNHLDVEMVEWLENYLNKAKITLLLVTHDRYFLDSVCDIIWEMEDKNLYFHNGSYATYLENKMIREDNTNATIDKANNLYRKELEWMRRQPKARTTKSKSRIDAFYETEKVAKTDTRKQGLELDFEMKRLGNKILELKNIDKSFGDKVLFKDFSYQFQRGEKVGIVGKNGAGKSTLLNIIQGFEKADRGEIETGETISFGYFSQKGLTYKEDERVIDFIKEIAEFYPLANGKSLSASQFLRLFLFDDQTQYSPISKLSGGEKRRLHLMYILYQNPNFLIFDEPTNDLDLPTLTVLENFLQMFQGSLIIVSHDRYFMDRIVDHVLAFEGDGKIKDFVGNFSEYREAKSREESLEKNTVQKQESAKETIPTPAQPQSPSKKKKLSFKEQRELELIEKEMPQLEEQRAKILDQLNNEADYEKISKLSEELEKISEKLENHEMRWLELQEILGEA; this comes from the coding sequence ATGAATTACGTTGCTGCTGAAAACCTTACCAAATCCTACGGAATAAAAGTTTTATTTGAAAATATTTCTTTCAATATCAATGAAGGTGATAAGATTGCCATTGTCGCCAAGAACGGAAGCGGAAAATCTACCCTTCTGAAAATTCTTATGGGAAAAGAAATTGCAGACAGCGGAAATGTAATCATCAACAAAGACATTCAGGTTGTTCTATTTGATCAGGAAATAGATTTCGATTCGAATCTTACCGTAGATGAATTTATGATGACCTTAGATTCTGCTCCGATTGCGGCTCTAAAAAATTATCATAAATCCCTTCATTCTACAGACAATGATTTCATCGAAAAGGCTCTGGCTGAAATGGAAGTTCACAAAGCATGGGATCTTGAGAATGAAATGAAACAGATTCTTTCCCAACTTAAGATCACCAATCTTGAAGCGAAGATGGGCACACTTTCAGGAGGACAGATTAAACGTGTGGCATTGGCTAAACTTCTAACCGAAACCAGAGCAGAACACCGTCATACTTTATTGATCATGGATGAGCCTACCAATCACCTGGATGTAGAAATGGTAGAATGGCTTGAAAATTATTTGAATAAAGCAAAAATAACTTTACTGCTGGTTACTCACGACAGATATTTCCTGGACAGTGTTTGTGATATTATCTGGGAAATGGAAGATAAAAACCTTTATTTTCACAACGGGTCTTATGCAACTTATCTTGAAAATAAGATGATCCGCGAAGACAATACGAATGCAACCATAGACAAAGCCAACAATTTGTACAGAAAAGAGCTTGAGTGGATGCGAAGACAGCCCAAAGCAAGAACCACAAAATCCAAATCAAGAATCGATGCTTTTTACGAAACGGAAAAAGTAGCCAAAACAGATACCAGAAAACAGGGTCTTGAACTGGACTTTGAAATGAAACGTTTAGGAAATAAGATTCTTGAATTAAAGAACATCGATAAAAGTTTCGGAGATAAAGTATTGTTTAAAGATTTCAGCTATCAGTTTCAGCGAGGAGAAAAAGTAGGAATTGTAGGTAAAAACGGTGCCGGAAAATCTACCCTTCTAAACATTATTCAAGGATTTGAAAAAGCTGACAGAGGAGAAATAGAAACCGGAGAAACGATCTCTTTCGGATATTTTTCTCAAAAAGGCTTAACTTATAAAGAAGACGAGAGGGTTATTGATTTTATTAAAGAAATTGCAGAATTCTATCCTTTAGCAAATGGAAAAAGTCTTTCTGCTTCGCAATTTTTAAGATTATTCTTATTTGACGATCAAACTCAGTATTCTCCTATTTCAAAACTTTCCGGTGGAGAGAAAAGAAGGCTGCATCTGATGTATATTTTGTATCAGAACCCTAATTTCCTGATTTTTGATGAGCCTACCAATGATCTTGACCTTCCTACTCTAACGGTTCTTGAAAATTTTCTGCAAATGTTCCAGGGTTCATTGATCATCGTTTCTCACGACAGATATTTTATGGACAGAATTGTGGATCACGTTCTGGCTTTTGAAGGAGACGGAAAAATAAAAGATTTTGTGGGTAATTTTTCTGAATACCGTGAAGCGAAAAGCCGTGAAGAATCTTTAGAAAAAAATACGGTTCAGAAACAGGAATCTGCAAAAGAAACTATTCCAACTCCGGCACAGCCACAATCTCCATCCAAAAAGAAAAAACTTTCTTTTAAAGAGCAGAGAGAACTGGAGCTCATCGAAAAAGAAATGCCTCAACTGGAAGAACAGAGAGCAAAAATTTTAGATCAACTTAACAACGAAGCTGATTATGAAAAGATTTCCAAACTTTCAGAAGAATTAGAAAAGATTTCCGAAAAACTGGAAAACCACGAAATGAGATGGCTGGAACTTCAGGAAATTCTGGGAGAAGCATAA
- a CDS encoding Lrp/AsnC ligand binding domain-containing protein has protein sequence MKDAENTTYHLDSIDKQIIHMLMDNAKTSLAHISKNVGISTTAVHQRIKKLEQAEVIENSISFLNPKKIGYKVISYIGVFLDQPSHYPDMVKALRDINEVVEAHYTTGNYTIFLKVLCKDNDHLMQILSKIQKLKGVTRTETFISLEQGIYRQLKV, from the coding sequence ATGAAAGACGCTGAAAACACAACCTACCACCTAGACTCCATAGATAAGCAGATTATCCATATGCTGATGGATAATGCGAAAACTTCTTTAGCACATATTTCAAAAAATGTTGGGATTTCTACAACAGCAGTGCATCAAAGAATAAAAAAATTGGAGCAGGCAGAAGTTATTGAAAATTCAATTTCTTTTTTGAATCCTAAAAAGATAGGGTATAAGGTAATTTCCTATATCGGTGTTTTCTTAGATCAGCCAAGTCATTATCCGGATATGGTAAAGGCTTTGAGAGATATTAATGAAGTAGTGGAAGCACATTATACAACCGGAAATTATACGATTTTCTTAAAAGTTCTGTGTAAAGACAATGATCATCTGATGCAGATCCTTAGCAAAATTCAGAAGCTAAAAGGAGTGACCAGAACAGAAACTTTCATATCTTTGGAACAAGGTATTTACAGACAACTGAAAGTATAA
- a CDS encoding GH25 family lysozyme, producing the protein MSPRKYTKKTAKKIHKNRRKSYFFRRRIVLVILLIALIGTGLYLKHSISYYYALYFNKFKHKKLHNTEAEALRIQKILSDNLDKTYGFDVSHYQNKEDINWDSLSIGNKTIPLEFVVMRATMGNRSADKHFDEFWQQAKKHELIRGAYHFYRSDEDPVIQANNFLANVHLEGGDLPPILDIEKIPRRKSNKKLVEDLKVWCKIVEERYGEKPIIYTYYHYYKDFLKGEFDDYPLWLANYNDVPAPSPDDSWDFWQFTENGIVHGINTKVDLDIYNGSSWSLKSLTLD; encoded by the coding sequence ATGAGCCCTAGAAAGTACACCAAAAAGACTGCCAAAAAGATCCATAAAAACAGACGGAAAAGCTATTTCTTCCGTCGCAGGATTGTATTGGTAATACTTCTTATTGCTCTTATCGGAACAGGATTGTATTTAAAACATTCCATAAGCTATTATTATGCTTTATATTTTAATAAATTTAAGCATAAAAAACTACATAATACTGAAGCAGAAGCCTTAAGAATTCAAAAAATACTTTCGGATAATCTTGATAAGACGTATGGTTTTGATGTTTCACATTATCAGAATAAGGAAGATATCAACTGGGATAGTTTAAGCATTGGGAACAAAACAATTCCTCTGGAGTTTGTAGTTATGCGGGCTACCATGGGAAACCGCAGTGCTGACAAACATTTTGATGAGTTCTGGCAACAGGCCAAAAAGCATGAACTGATACGGGGAGCATACCATTTTTACAGATCCGATGAAGACCCTGTCATTCAGGCTAACAATTTTTTGGCCAACGTGCATTTAGAAGGTGGTGATTTGCCGCCTATTTTAGATATTGAAAAAATTCCCAGGCGAAAATCCAACAAAAAACTGGTAGAGGATTTAAAAGTCTGGTGCAAAATTGTAGAAGAAAGATATGGCGAAAAGCCTATCATTTACACCTACTATCATTATTATAAAGATTTTTTGAAAGGTGAATTTGATGATTATCCGCTCTGGCTTGCCAATTATAATGATGTTCCCGCTCCGTCTCCCGATGACAGCTGGGATTTCTGGCAATTTACCGAAAACGGAATCGTACACGGCATTAACACCAAAGTAGATCTTGATATCTACAATGGAAGTTCATGGTCTTTAAAAAGCCTGACTTTAGATTAA
- a CDS encoding alpha/beta fold hydrolase, translated as MKKLSFLFLSLVAVYFQAQVVSATVFSKEENKPIPYVKVGVDKEKTGVISDENGNFSIDLSRINSTKPILIEVPGYEKYSQSVQDFKNLDGQKIFLKEKVKNIDEVHIKPKKLVDKNWGVNTKTKSVMYNVNPDINNENFLGETALEFNTSKKSKIKNINLNISSYTSDQPVLMRYSIYSEKNGFPDKNVLDEEITVELTKEMIKDGTFTLDVNDRNIWVQGRFFVGIQFLKRFQGRITISAALFRTGYIREFYGDWKKMTIAAPAINIDVKVDKNGKNSKDDVKDNNDKVSILAPDLSQYNLESENSVYGKNDAVGNTLKLNDTELYYEIYGEGEPLVLLHGNGGSIKEFYKQIPELSKEFKVIAVDTRAQGKSKDFTKGDLNYKIFADDLKHLIDHLNISKTNILGWSDGGNTGLEFALKYPQNLNKLIIIGANIFPEGVDEDLLKNFKTKARFIELANQPEHETEKRLLNLMLTEPNINKKSLQKIQNPTLVIAGENDVIKKEHTEMIAKEIPNAKLKIYPKATHYLPFEIAEDLNKDVIVFLKN; from the coding sequence ATGAAAAAACTTAGTTTTCTATTCCTTTCCCTTGTTGCTGTTTATTTCCAAGCACAGGTTGTTTCAGCCACGGTATTTTCCAAAGAGGAGAATAAACCGATTCCTTATGTAAAAGTAGGTGTAGACAAAGAGAAAACCGGAGTGATTTCAGATGAAAACGGGAATTTTTCCATCGATCTTTCCAGGATAAATTCTACCAAACCTATTTTGATTGAAGTTCCCGGATATGAAAAATATTCTCAATCTGTTCAAGACTTTAAAAATCTGGACGGACAAAAGATATTTTTAAAAGAAAAGGTGAAAAATATTGACGAGGTACATATTAAACCTAAAAAGCTGGTGGATAAAAACTGGGGAGTGAATACCAAGACAAAAAGCGTGATGTACAATGTAAATCCGGATATAAATAATGAGAACTTTTTAGGTGAGACAGCTTTAGAATTTAATACCAGTAAAAAATCAAAAATTAAAAACATCAATCTGAATATCTCAAGCTATACTTCTGATCAGCCTGTTCTAATGCGTTACAGCATTTATTCGGAGAAAAACGGTTTTCCGGATAAGAATGTTTTGGACGAAGAAATTACGGTTGAACTGACGAAAGAGATGATAAAAGACGGTACCTTTACTTTGGATGTTAATGACCGGAATATCTGGGTTCAGGGGAGATTTTTTGTCGGAATCCAGTTTTTGAAAAGATTCCAGGGGAGAATCACGATTAGTGCTGCGTTGTTCAGAACGGGATATATCAGAGAATTTTATGGTGACTGGAAAAAAATGACTATTGCTGCACCAGCTATTAATATTGATGTTAAAGTGGATAAAAACGGGAAAAATAGTAAAGACGACGTGAAGGATAATAATGATAAGGTTTCAATCCTGGCTCCGGATCTTAGTCAATATAATTTAGAATCTGAAAATTCTGTTTACGGTAAAAATGATGCTGTGGGAAACACTCTGAAATTGAATGATACGGAATTGTATTATGAAATCTATGGAGAAGGTGAGCCACTTGTTTTACTTCATGGAAACGGCGGAAGTATCAAAGAATTTTACAAACAGATTCCCGAACTTTCAAAAGAATTTAAAGTCATTGCTGTTGATACAAGAGCTCAGGGAAAAAGTAAAGACTTTACCAAAGGTGATCTGAACTACAAAATTTTTGCTGATGACTTGAAGCATTTAATAGATCATTTAAATATTTCAAAAACTAATATTTTAGGATGGAGCGATGGAGGAAATACAGGGCTTGAATTTGCTTTAAAATATCCTCAGAATCTCAACAAACTCATCATTATCGGAGCCAATATCTTTCCAGAAGGAGTTGATGAAGATTTGCTTAAGAATTTTAAAACCAAAGCCCGTTTCATAGAACTTGCCAACCAACCGGAACATGAAACTGAAAAACGATTGTTGAATCTTATGCTGACTGAGCCAAATATCAATAAAAAATCTTTACAGAAAATTCAGAATCCTACATTGGTCATTGCCGGAGAAAACGATGTGATCAAGAAAGAACATACTGAAATGATTGCCAAAGAAATTCCCAATGCCAAGCTTAAAATTTATCCTAAAGCTACCCATTATCTTCCTTTTGAAATTGCAGAAGATCTAAACAAAGACGTTATTGTTTTTTTGAAAAATTAA
- a CDS encoding endonuclease, giving the protein MELLAFYNVENLFLPDPKPTHKLDPTHSGLRNWDERKYKNKLHKISHVFQLIKDKKGSLPFLIGLSEISGRKVLEELVQMQPFNSDYGIVHYNSMDERKVDVALLYDKSKVEILDSEAITFFFDRGNPNKEDYDTTRDVLFSKIKCNDEIINVFVAHLPSKREKDVNKPKRDFILKEIKSKIVEIISNRNESVILFGDFNENPDEKNLVEMLSDSPSGKILENPFRQLFTEKKYSTYHYKSGLLFDQIILSMSFFNKSMGLCFEEAYVFNVEEISSKDKVFSGRPFRTYAGTRYLGGYSDHFPVIVELREHNK; this is encoded by the coding sequence ATGGAATTATTAGCTTTTTATAATGTAGAAAATTTATTTTTACCTGATCCGAAACCCACACATAAGCTTGATCCTACTCATTCAGGATTGAGAAACTGGGATGAGCGAAAATATAAGAATAAGCTACACAAAATTTCTCATGTTTTTCAACTCATAAAAGATAAGAAAGGTTCCCTGCCATTCCTCATTGGTTTGTCTGAAATTTCAGGAAGAAAAGTCTTAGAAGAGCTTGTACAAATGCAGCCTTTTAATTCAGATTATGGAATTGTACATTACAATTCTATGGATGAAAGGAAAGTAGACGTAGCATTGCTGTATGACAAATCAAAAGTGGAAATTTTAGATTCCGAAGCCATTACTTTTTTTTTTGATAGAGGAAATCCGAATAAAGAAGATTATGACACGACAAGAGATGTCCTTTTTTCGAAAATAAAATGTAATGATGAGATTATCAACGTTTTTGTTGCTCATTTACCCTCCAAAAGAGAAAAAGACGTCAATAAGCCTAAAAGAGACTTTATTCTCAAAGAGATTAAAAGCAAAATTGTAGAAATCATTAGTAACCGTAATGAATCTGTGATTTTGTTTGGTGATTTCAATGAGAATCCGGATGAAAAAAATCTAGTTGAGATGTTATCTGACTCCCCCTCGGGTAAAATCTTAGAAAATCCTTTTCGGCAATTATTTACTGAGAAAAAGTACTCCACTTATCATTACAAATCTGGTCTTTTGTTCGATCAGATTATATTATCCATGTCTTTTTTTAATAAAAGTATGGGGCTTTGCTTTGAGGAAGCATATGTTTTTAATGTGGAAGAAATCAGTAGCAAAGATAAAGTGTTTAGTGGGAGGCCTTTTAGAACCTATGCAGGAACCCGTTATTTAGGAGGATATAGTGATCATTTTCCTGTAATTGTAGAATTAAGAGAACATAATAAGTAA
- a CDS encoding Gfo/Idh/MocA family oxidoreductase: MQLVKVGLCAFGMSGKVFHAPFLKEHPGFFMSAVVERSKEESKEKYPDAIIYRSVEEMLTNADIELVVVNTPVQTHFEYAKMALNAGKNVIVEKPFTVTLSEAEDLVKLADEKGLFVSVYQNRRFDRDYLQVQKIIQGSKLGNLKEVEIRFDRFRTEASGKQHKENPEQMGSGSLHDLGSHLIDQATQFFGYPEKLFADIFSMKGKEFANDYFEVLLYYPNELRVRLKSSVFSKEAHYAYILHGDKGSFLQERSDDQENELVAGSIPEYGKEWTKPLKGTDGILNYINEVSETERNLTSSEAGNYMNYYQRIYEYTVFGYALPSPGHEIIQNMKIIEAAEKSSEEGKVIHLV; encoded by the coding sequence ATGCAATTGGTAAAAGTAGGGCTTTGTGCCTTTGGAATGAGTGGAAAGGTTTTCCATGCTCCGTTTTTAAAAGAACATCCAGGTTTTTTTATGTCGGCGGTAGTAGAGAGAAGTAAAGAAGAATCTAAAGAAAAATATCCTGATGCTATTATTTATCGATCGGTTGAAGAGATGTTAACTAATGCAGATATTGAATTGGTTGTAGTGAATACACCGGTTCAGACTCATTTTGAATATGCAAAAATGGCCTTAAATGCGGGCAAAAATGTGATTGTAGAAAAACCTTTTACCGTAACATTGTCTGAAGCGGAAGATTTGGTGAAACTGGCGGATGAAAAAGGATTGTTTGTTAGTGTGTATCAAAACAGAAGATTTGATAGAGATTATTTACAGGTACAGAAGATCATTCAGGGAAGTAAATTAGGAAATCTGAAAGAAGTTGAAATACGTTTTGACAGATTCAGAACCGAGGCAAGCGGAAAACAGCATAAAGAAAATCCTGAACAAATGGGTTCCGGTTCTTTACATGATTTAGGATCACATCTTATTGATCAGGCAACTCAGTTCTTCGGTTATCCTGAGAAACTATTTGCAGATATTTTTTCTATGAAAGGAAAAGAATTCGCCAATGATTACTTTGAAGTCCTTCTTTATTATCCGAACGAGCTTAGAGTAAGGTTAAAGTCTTCGGTTTTCAGTAAAGAAGCTCATTATGCTTATATTCTTCATGGAGACAAAGGAAGCTTTTTACAGGAAAGAAGTGACGATCAGGAAAATGAACTGGTGGCAGGATCAATTCCGGAATACGGAAAAGAATGGACAAAACCGCTAAAAGGAACTGACGGAATTTTAAATTATATCAACGAAGTTTCCGAAACTGAAAGAAACCTGACTTCAAGCGAAGCCGGCAATTATATGAATTATTACCAGCGGATCTATGAATATACTGTTTTTGGATATGCATTACCTTCTCCCGGACATGAGATCATTCAAAATATGAAAATTATTGAAGCTGCGGAGAAAAGCTCTGAAGAAGGGAAAGTTATTCATCTGGTTTAA
- the deoC gene encoding deoxyribose-phosphate aldolase — protein sequence MMNIAQYLDSTYLKTPAQSGLSDEETLQKDIELTQEAIDNGIFAVMIRPDYVSEIKKYIQEKQSNVVVGTVIGFHEGTDSIEEKLAEAKQAIVDGADELDFVINYTAYLKGDLHLVKEEFVQCTSLCLQHHKIAKWIIEIAALTDVQIADLTKNISNWAEESFSENDLSKIFVKSSTGFYKTENGKPNGATFEGVKIMLDNAGKLSVKAAGGVRTFEDAEKMINLGVKRIGTSSALALIKNQSASEGY from the coding sequence ATTATGAACATTGCACAATATTTGGATTCAACCTATTTGAAAACTCCTGCGCAGTCGGGACTTTCAGATGAAGAAACTTTACAGAAAGATATAGAATTGACACAGGAAGCGATTGATAACGGAATCTTTGCCGTAATGATTCGCCCTGATTATGTATCTGAAATCAAAAAGTATATCCAGGAAAAACAATCCAATGTTGTGGTAGGTACTGTTATTGGTTTTCACGAAGGAACAGATTCTATTGAAGAAAAACTGGCGGAAGCTAAACAAGCAATCGTAGACGGAGCAGATGAATTGGATTTTGTTATTAATTATACTGCATATCTGAAAGGAGATTTACATTTAGTAAAAGAAGAATTTGTACAATGTACATCCCTTTGTCTGCAGCATCATAAGATTGCAAAATGGATTATCGAAATTGCAGCTCTAACGGATGTACAGATTGCAGATCTTACTAAGAATATTTCTAACTGGGCTGAAGAGAGTTTTTCTGAGAATGATTTATCAAAAATTTTTGTAAAATCTTCAACCGGCTTTTATAAAACTGAAAATGGAAAACCTAACGGAGCAACATTTGAAGGAGTAAAAATTATGCTGGATAATGCAGGGAAACTTTCTGTAAAAGCAGCGGGAGGAGTGAGAACTTTTGAAGATGCTGAAAAAATGATTAATCTTGGAGTCAAGAGAATCGGAACTTCTTCTGCGCTGGCTTTAATTAAAAATCAGTCTGCTTCAGAAGGATATTAA
- the dusB gene encoding tRNA dihydrouridine synthase DusB gives MIKIGNIELPEFPLLLAPMEDVSDPPFRRLCKMHGADLMYSEFISSEGLIRDAIKSRKKLDIFDYERPVGIQIFGGDEEAMAMSARIVETVNPDLVDINFGCPVKKVVCKGAGAGVLKDIDLMVRLTKAVVSSTHLPVTVKTRLGWDSTSINIDEVAERLQETGIKALTIHARTRAQMYKGEADWEHISRIKQNPNIEIPIFGNGDIDSPEKALEYKQKYACDGIMIGRAAIGYPWIFNEIKHFFKTGEHLSAPTIEDRLLAVRQHAEWSAEWKGERLGLVEMRQHYSNYFRGVPHFKDFRKKFLEVFTLEEMDALIKETQEFYTEYFAQQA, from the coding sequence ATGATAAAAATAGGCAACATAGAACTGCCGGAATTTCCGCTTTTGCTGGCTCCGATGGAAGATGTAAGTGACCCTCCATTCAGAAGATTATGCAAAATGCATGGTGCAGATTTAATGTATTCAGAATTTATTTCTTCTGAAGGCTTAATTCGTGATGCGATTAAGAGCAGAAAAAAACTTGATATTTTTGATTACGAAAGACCTGTCGGAATTCAGATTTTTGGAGGCGATGAAGAGGCAATGGCCATGTCTGCAAGAATTGTAGAGACTGTAAATCCTGATTTGGTTGACATCAATTTCGGGTGTCCTGTAAAAAAAGTGGTTTGCAAAGGTGCCGGAGCTGGAGTTTTAAAAGATATTGACCTTATGGTTCGTTTGACTAAGGCTGTAGTAAGCTCTACTCATCTTCCTGTAACGGTAAAAACCCGTTTAGGATGGGACAGCACTTCCATTAATATTGACGAAGTTGCCGAACGTCTTCAGGAAACCGGTATCAAAGCATTAACGATCCATGCAAGAACACGTGCTCAGATGTATAAAGGTGAAGCCGATTGGGAGCATATCTCAAGAATTAAACAAAATCCAAATATTGAAATTCCAATCTTTGGAAACGGAGATATCGATTCTCCTGAAAAAGCTCTGGAATATAAACAAAAATACGCCTGCGACGGAATTATGATCGGTCGTGCAGCGATTGGCTATCCTTGGATCTTTAACGAAATAAAACATTTCTTTAAGACCGGCGAACATTTGTCTGCTCCAACTATTGAAGACAGATTATTAGCTGTTCGTCAACATGCAGAATGGAGTGCAGAATGGAAAGGAGAAAGATTGGGACTGGTTGAAATGAGACAGCATTACAGCAATTATTTCCGTGGAGTTCCGCATTTCAAGGATTTCAGAAAGAAATTCCTGGAAGTTTTTACTTTAGAAGAAATGGATGCTTTAATCAAAGAAACTCAGGAATTTTACACCGAATATTTCGCTCAACAAGCATAA
- a CDS encoding NAD(P)/FAD-dependent oxidoreductase, which produces METREKIIIIGGGFAGLQLAKTLNNKNKKVIVLDRVNHHMFQPLFYQVACGRIEPSNISFPFRKIFQQSRNTQFRLTEVKEIDAAHNKVITDGAEFTYDKLVIATGCKTNFFGNKDLESKAFGMKNTQEAISIRNHVLITFEKLILEKSRSDDGNWNIVIVGSGPTGVELAGAFAEMKKDILPRDYPYMNFDHLKIILVSSTEKPLAVMSNESQEKSEKYLKDLGVTFLSEEYVTDYDGDKVYMKSGKEIPSNNVIWAAGVTGNVIDGFPAENLIRNRYIVDRYNKIKGYDNIYAIGDIAYMETPKYPQGHPQVANVAINQAKNLGKNFLKKKVSEWNEYEYDDKGSLATIGKHRAVVDLPFIKFQGFLAWYFWMFLHLMLILSVRNKLAVFFNWMWSYFNKDSALRLIILPNKKNGTLQ; this is translated from the coding sequence ATGGAAACACGCGAAAAGATCATCATTATAGGAGGCGGCTTTGCGGGATTGCAACTTGCAAAAACGTTGAACAATAAAAATAAAAAAGTTATTGTTCTGGACCGGGTAAACCATCATATGTTTCAGCCGCTTTTTTATCAGGTGGCATGTGGCAGGATAGAACCTTCCAATATTTCTTTTCCGTTCAGAAAAATCTTTCAGCAATCCAGAAATACACAATTTCGTCTGACAGAAGTAAAAGAGATTGATGCAGCTCATAATAAAGTCATAACAGATGGAGCAGAATTTACGTATGATAAATTAGTTATTGCAACCGGCTGTAAGACCAATTTTTTTGGAAATAAAGATCTTGAATCAAAAGCTTTCGGGATGAAAAATACCCAGGAAGCCATCAGTATCAGAAACCATGTTTTAATAACATTTGAAAAGTTGATCTTAGAAAAAAGCAGAAGCGATGACGGAAACTGGAATATTGTAATTGTAGGAAGCGGACCGACGGGAGTGGAACTTGCAGGTGCTTTTGCCGAAATGAAAAAAGATATTCTTCCAAGAGATTATCCTTACATGAATTTTGATCACCTTAAAATTATCCTGGTAAGTTCTACGGAGAAGCCACTCGCAGTAATGAGCAATGAATCCCAGGAAAAATCTGAAAAATATTTAAAAGATTTAGGAGTGACTTTCCTGAGTGAAGAATATGTAACAGATTACGATGGTGATAAAGTGTACATGAAAAGCGGAAAAGAAATTCCTTCAAATAATGTGATCTGGGCAGCAGGAGTTACCGGAAATGTGATTGATGGTTTTCCCGCCGAAAATCTTATAAGAAACCGATATATTGTTGACCGGTACAATAAAATAAAAGGGTATGATAATATTTATGCCATAGGAGATATCGCCTATATGGAGACTCCGAAATATCCTCAAGGTCATCCGCAGGTTGCCAATGTAGCCATAAATCAGGCAAAAAATCTAGGGAAAAACTTTTTGAAAAAGAAAGTTAGCGAATGGAATGAATATGAATACGATGATAAAGGTTCTTTGGCGACAATAGGCAAACATAGAGCAGTTGTAGATCTGCCGTTTATAAAATTTCAGGGATTCTTGGCTTGGTATTTTTGGATGTTCCTCCACTTAATGCTAATTTTGAGCGTTCGAAATAAACTTGCCGTGTTTTTTAACTGGATGTGGAGTTATTTCAACAAAGATTCAGCTTTAAGATTAATTATTTTACCTAATAAGAAAAACGGAACATTACAATGA
- the trmD gene encoding tRNA (guanosine(37)-N1)-methyltransferase TrmD, with protein sequence MRIDIISVLPELMESPFQTSILRRAMDKGLVEVHFHHLRDWAINKHRQIDDEPYGGGAGMVMMVEPLDKCISELKSQREYDEVIYLTPDGITLNQKIANTLSIKNNLIFLCGHYKGIDQRVRDLHITKEISIGDYVLTGGELAACVLADSVIRLLPGVLNDEQSALTDSFQDDLLSPPIYTRPEVYKGLEVPKVLLSGNFGKIEEWRHDEAVRITKEKRPDLL encoded by the coding sequence ATGAGAATTGATATCATAAGCGTACTTCCAGAATTGATGGAAAGTCCATTTCAAACTTCCATATTAAGAAGAGCAATGGATAAAGGACTGGTAGAAGTGCACTTTCATCATCTTAGAGATTGGGCAATCAATAAACACAGGCAAATAGATGATGAGCCTTATGGAGGAGGTGCAGGAATGGTAATGATGGTAGAGCCGCTGGATAAATGTATCTCCGAACTGAAATCGCAGAGAGAATACGATGAGGTGATTTATTTAACACCGGACGGTATTACTTTGAATCAGAAAATTGCCAACACGCTATCTATAAAGAACAACCTGATTTTCCTTTGTGGTCACTATAAAGGAATTGATCAGAGGGTAAGAGATCTTCATATCACCAAAGAAATTTCTATTGGAGATTATGTTTTAACCGGAGGAGAACTTGCAGCATGCGTGCTCGCGGATTCTGTGATCCGTCTTTTACCCGGAGTTCTTAATGATGAACAAAGTGCATTAACCGATAGTTTTCAGGATGATCTTCTATCGCCGCCTATTTATACAAGGCCGGAAGTTTATAAAGGATTAGAAGTTCCCAAAGTATTGCTGAGCGGTAATTTTGGCAAAATTGAAGAATGGCGGCACGACGAAGCCGTAAGAATAACGAAAGAAAAACGACCGGATTTATTATAA